A window from Chaetodon trifascialis isolate fChaTrf1 chromosome 5, fChaTrf1.hap1, whole genome shotgun sequence encodes these proteins:
- the LOC139330823 gene encoding complexin-2: protein MDFVMKQALGGATKDMGKMLGGEEEKDPDAAKKEEERQEALRQQEEERKAKHARMEAEREKVRQTIRDKYGLKKKEEKEAEEKAAMEQACEGSLTRPKKAIPRGCGDDDEEDEESILDTVLKFLPGPLQDMFKK from the exons GCGCCACCAAAGACATGGGTAAGATGCTGGgcggggaggaggagaaggaccCGGACGCGGccaagaaggaggaggagcggcaGGAGGCGCTGAGgcaacaagaggaggagaggaaggccaAACATGCCCGCATGGAGGCGGAGAGGGAAAAAGTACGGCAGACCATCAGGGACAAG TATGggctgaagaagaaggaggagaaagaggcgGAGGAGAAAGCGGCCATGGAGCAGGCCTGCGAGGGGTCACTGACGCGCCCGAAGAAGGCCATCCCGCGGGGGTGCGGAGACGACgatgaagaggacgaggagagcATCCTCGACACTGTCCTCAAGTTTCTGCCAGGACCTCTACAGGACATGTtcaagaagtaa